The sequence below is a genomic window from Uranotaenia lowii strain MFRU-FL chromosome 2, ASM2978415v1, whole genome shotgun sequence.
TAAGCCTATGGCTGAAAAACGATTTAAATGTTTGGAAAAACGGCTCCATCAGAATCCAGCTTTGTACAACTCAGTTCGACAACAAATATTAGCATATCAGCAAAAGGGATACGCACATCAGGCTTCGGAAGCAGAAATTCAATCCTTTGATATCCGACGGACATGGTACCTGCCACTTGGAATTGTACTGAACGATAAAAAGCCGGGAAAAGTTCGTCTAATTTGGGACGCTGCGGCGAAGGTCGAGGGAGTTTCACTGAACAGCATGCTGATGAAAGGTCCAGATCTATTGACTTCTTTATTGTCCGTTTTATTTCGTTATCGAGAAAGGGAGGTGGCCATTTCAGGTGACATCAGAGAGATGTTCCACCAGATGACTGTGCGGAAGGAAGATCGCTCCGCCCAGCTTTTCCTGTGGCGGGACACTCCAGACCAAGATATCCAGACGATGGTAGCCGACGTTGCTATATTCGGTGCCACATGCTCACCTGCACATTCCCAGTATGTGAAAAACTTGAATGCAGCCGAACATGCGGACAGATACCCTAAAGCAGCAGCAGCGATCATGGATTCACACTACGTTGATGATTATCTTCAAAGCGTTGATACACCAGAGGAGGCGATGGAGTTAGTCGAGCAGGTGTCGAAGGTCCATGCCAACGGGGGATTCCAAATAGTTAACTGGTTGTCAAGCTCTAAATTAGTTCTGGAGAAACTAGGTGAAGTGGATCCTGCTAGCGTTAAAGCTTTACGATTTGATGGTGAGTCAGGAGAAGTAGTAGAGGAACGTCTTCTCGGAATGGTTTGGCAACCGATAACGGATACCTTCTCATTCTCACTGGTATTCCGTAAGGAAGTAACTGATTTGATCTTGGGTGAAGTGGTTCCCACAAAACGACAACTTCTTAGACTCGTGATGAGCATTTATGACCCGCTCGGCATGGTTTCAAATTTCGTAATTCATGGTAAAATACTTTTACAAGAAGTTTGGAGATCAAAAACCGGATGGGACGAACAGATTATCCCTGAAAATGTGGCACGTTTCAAGCTTTGGATAGAGTTTTTGAGGAAAATAGAAATGGTCCATATCCATCGATGTTACTTCCCTGGGTATCGCAGAGACAGTTTCCAGAGCCTGCAACTTCATATATTTGTAGACGCTAGTGAGCAGGCGTATGCAGCAGTTGCATTTTTCAGAATTGTGGATTGTGGTGTAGCTCGGTGTACCCTCGTTTCATCTAAAACCAAGGTTGCACCGCTGAAGCTGTTATCTATCCCACGTTTGGAATTACTTACGGCAGTTTTAGGTGTTCGGATTAGAAAAACGATTGAATCAGAGCATTCACTGGAAGTCAAGCAGACCTTTTTCTGGAGCGACTCTTCAACGGTCCTTGCTTGGATCAGGTCGGATCTACGGAAGTATAGTTTGTATGTGGGACACCGAATCAACGAAATTCTGGAATCGTCTCGAATCGACGAGTGGAGATGGATTCCAACTCGCCTCAACGTCGCTGACGACGCAACGAAATGGGGGAAAGGACCGTCGTTTGAACCGGAAGGCCGTTGGTTTAGAGCCCCAAGTTTCCTTTACGATGAACAAGGAGAATGGCCTAAAGATCGTGGTGTACcggaaacaatcgaggaggtgcGTTCATTCCGTATCAACACACACGTTTTATCAGAACCGATCGTCGATCCCACTCCCTTTTCCAAATGGGAAAGGCTGTTACGTGCTACAGGCTACGTCCATTGCTTCATCGATTCCAGGAAAATGGAGTCGAAAAAATTGACTAGTGAACACCTAAGAAAAGCGGAGCAAACTTCGTGGAAAGTAGCACAAGCTGAGTTCGGTGAGGAAATTGCAGTTTTGAATTATAACAAGAATGTCACGTTGGAGAAGAAAcggaaaattaagaaatcaagTCCGATAGCAAGCTACAACGCCTTTCTAGATGAAGCAGGCGTCTTGAGAGTAAGTGGGCGTTTGGAAGCGGCTGATTGGTTACCCTATGACGCAAAGTACCCTATAATACTTCCCAAAAATCATCGGATCACCGTTTTGTTACTGGACTGGATGCATCGGAAACACCATCATGCGAATAACGAAACAGTGACCAACGAAATTCGACAGAGGTTTCGAATTCCTCGACTACGAGTACAAGTGCAATTGGCCAAGAAGAACTGCATGTGGTGTCGGGTTTACACGACAGTGCCGGCAGCACCAATAATGGGGCCACTTCCCAGAGTGAGAATCACTCCCTTTCTGCGCCCCTTTACTTATTTGGGAATCGATTATTTCGGGCCATACTTGGTTAAGGTGGGAAGATCAGCAGTGAAACGTTGGGTTGTGCTCTTTACATGCCTGACCATAAGAGCTATACATTTGGAAGTGGCAGCGACGTTGACAAGTGATTCATGTAAGAAGGCGATTTGGCGATTCATTGCTCGTCGAGGTGCGCCTGAAGAAATTTATACGGACAACGGAACCAATTTCTTGGGTGTTAGTCGTGAGCTACAAGCAGAGATGCAGAAAATCAACAACGAACTTAGCAGCACTTTTACCGACACGTCGACGCAGTGGCATTTTATTCCCCCCGCAGCGCCGCATATGGGCGGGTGCTGGGAAAGGATGGTGAGATCGGTTAAGGCAGCATTAGGATCGATACCGACAGAAAGGAAACTTGACGACGAATCACTTAGCACCGTATTGGCGGAAGCAGAACACATGGTGAACTCGAGGCCGTTGACATTTATTCCGCTGGAAACAGAAAATGATGAATCGCTGACACCTAATCATTTTTTGCTGATGAGTTCTCAAGGAGTGCGCCAGGGTATGAAAAAACCAGGAGAACAAGCTGTTGCCTTCAAAAGAAGTTGGGATACGATACAATATGTTCTACGATGCTTCTGGAGACGCTGGATCGTTGAGTACCTACCAACCATTACACGTAGGACAAAATGGTTTGAAGAAGTGCGTCCGATAAAAGAGGGTGAGTTGGTTGTAATTGTGGATGAGGGTGTCAGGAATCGTTGGATACGTGGAAAGGTTCTGAAAACTCATTTGGGTAAAGATGGCATAGCCAGAGCCGCAGATCTACAAACAAACAAGGGTATTTTAACCAGACCGTTTACCAAAATCGCACTGCTAGATGTCGGAGTGCATGACACCGATGCAGAGACTACGGTGACATGAGGGGGAGGATGTTGCGTGCTATTTTAGCAATACTGTTTATAGTATATAGAAACCATAATGACAGTGATCTAGATACTTGTCAGAATAGGCTCCACTGCTTTGTAGAACAGGAAATAAAAATGTcattctgaaatcgattgtgAACCATATAGCACGTTTATCGAAAGAggtatcaaatcatcaaaattttactaaattctTTATATTCGGCTAAACTCACAATCAAAGTTAAAACAGTTGTTACGAAAATAGTGACTAAGAGATTTAATATGTAAGTCATTCAAATTTGTTAACCTAATTTAATactaatcaaaatgaaaaataattacagTTTTGAGCTATCACATCCATAAAATAAACGGACGATTGCTTCAAATAACTCCGAAAGTTCGCGTAACAACAGttgttgtgagttcgattctcacttccCTACTGcacgttgtttttattttattttcttgtttctttgtttcattatccaataggaaggaaacttgtaaaaaaactactatgaaatgttttaaactaaCATAACCAAAGTATTAAAGTATGTAATACCTTTCTTCTCGAGCCATATCCATCATTTTAAGGGGAAAAACCCATTGAAACGAATAGAATATTTATGATCGCAAGCGCTCTGCTGCAGCAATGGCGGAAGTAATTGGCACGATAATAACGAACCCAGGAACAGGTTACTCAGCACAATTACATACCGCACATTTATCAGACCGATGTCAtagatcattttggtcattaaaATTCAACGCCACTTTCCTCGGAGGAACACCCCTTGGGTCCTTGCCTGAGGATCCATCGCAGATTTGAACAAGGCAAAACGTTGTGTGTGGTGGAGAGGGTTTTACGGGTTTGGGTGTCCTTTTCTTGATATTCGACCCGCTCTAACAAGGGACATACACAAGAAAGTGGCCGGCCTCATGCAGTCAGAAACAATCTCGCCGGTACAAATCATAACAGCAATAACGATTATAACACGAGTCCAGTTATAAATATCAATTAGCTCGCACTCTCCAGacactttttcctttttctcggGACGGTTGGCAGCGCCGTGCACTATATTTTCATTTCCGGACTCCGGCTCTTTGGGGATCCTCGGGGAGGCATCCCGGTTCCTTTCTTTGTGATTTTGAGGGCCTGAGGGAAGTCGAAGAAGTTTGAGCGGCAAAATTCGAGCACTCTTCGCGGTTACGATTTCTCACTTGTTGgcctagaatttttttcaacgttcaccAAGGTCCACTAACAAGAGGGAAAGAATTGGTTAGGGGAGAgacgggctatatgcgcatattaaggaatgcactcattttctcccatattccaatagataggagtctgaaaacgataggcacatgagcggacatctgttttctatagtTTTCTATAGTTAAgaatgccatatggccatattttatggtaatattttgttcatattgtatttttatcggatcagtatgaagttcttcttttttcgctgtaagatcatGAGATGGGCGTAGATTtgatgtttaaatgatagaaagtaaaaaatttataaaataaatctatttttcttgatacaggcatttaacctgcctcgatatgggcattcagaacctgtctcttattccaataccttattatctacaactttgccagaagcttcaatttgttgaattcccGATTTCCAGataaataagaaagaaaaaccatcaaaatttttgttcacagaacctgtacgcacaataattaaagttcaatatattataacaaaactgacaaaaatcttgtttgaatttttaaattttttcgactttatataacaatttaattttttcatgccatgtgttaaaagcgtaccctcaaactgcactgattagatatgatgaatctctagccatatcgtctatcggctgtatgcgcatattacctaacatgcgcatttaggaacacttccccctacggTTTGGAAATGTTTAACGTAGCAAAGTGCAGGAAAACAGCTCTGGCTGGACTCTTCCTGGCAAAAGCTGCAAAGGATTCAAAAGGCCGCAACCGGCTGCAGAGAGCCGTTGAGAAAGAACCAACTAGGGAGAATTATTGTTCGCATCACGATGAAAAGTGGTTCCGTCATGGTTTTTATTGGCAAACTAGGAGGAAGAGGTCTCGGTTGGGGCTCTGCTGGATGAAGAAACCAGCTGTGGAAGTTCTTACCCGAAGCATAGAAGAGGGAATTTGTGGAACTGTTTTGCTGCTGAGGTTGAGGTGGCTTTCCGTTAGGAAGCACAAATTACGACCTTGCCTGAGATCCATTTGTTTCGTTGTGTCTGGCTTGTGGATTTGACTTATTTCTTTAGCAGTCAGCTCGGTAGTAGTGGACGCACCACtacatttctgaatattgagcAAATCGTTGGACAACACACTGTATTGAATAGTGTCCAAATAGCTAGAAAGGCTAGTTAAGTAAAACTTCTGGACTCAGTTGTAAAATCAGTTCGGTATTCGCATTTTTATGGTTCGAATCATCTACAAATGTGAACATATATATTGAGAAATCACTTAAAGCTAGGATAAAGCTCAGTGCCCTGGAATCTCGCTAATTCAGGTTTGACTGTTTTCCTTTATAATCTCTTCCATGTCGTAGGAGGAGCCGCTTCATGAGGTTTTggtcaaggttttttttctatgatatttttctcaaacaattcatgaaaagaaaaaaaacttatattttgtACTACTTGGATacccattttttaatatttttaaatcagtaGTTCTTTGTATTAAGATTCTTTGTATTGACGTTTCGtcctaaaatctttaaaatggtaagctgcattttcaatgaaaccttGAGTAACAAAGAAGGGGGAAAACGATCGATGCATAAAATCTTCGGATTTTCTCAAAAGTCTGGTAGATTAAGTTAAAAGTAGGTAGAAGAAAgccttcaattaaaaaaaaacttattctttactcaaatctaatctaccaaactcttgagcaaattgaaaaatatcaaccattgaagaaaataaatataattttcgaaAGTTTAATTTCCTGCacttaggggagataagggcaaaatggccaccttaaggaaaacgcttatttaactcttgagaacagctataatatgtgaatgataccattgtttcgtgttcaaacACTCgaatagtctattgtctaattggatcaaacttgaaaaagtagataaaaacgtttaaaaatgcattttttttttgcaaaaagctgaaaaccagtcactgtaggggcataatgagaacctccctggggcagtataagcaccattaatcaagacaagatgagcgttttctgccggagaatctagcagcgaatttgactcgatgaagtcaactgaataataaagggtgatacggtcaaaatttggtcaatatcaacttgacgtgtttctttcaattttgattttttaaaacctgaacacccctcattttgaaggtgtgggtgtagaatgttgcccttattttgattttggagctcactcttcagttgtcaaaatgccgtccaaggaagaagagcagcgtattaaaattttgctcgcgcatcgcgaaaatccgagctactcgcacgcaaagctggcaaaatcgctaaaagttgccaaatcaaccgttacaaatgtaattaaagtgcttggggaacgtttgtcgacagccagaaagtctggatcggggggggggggggggggggtgaatCGAAATCCGGAAGCCgctgctgagacgacaaagagagttggcggtagtttcaagcgaaaccctaacctctctctccgagatgccgcaaataagctgggtgtatcgtctacaaccgtgcatcgagccaaaaaacgagtcggactatcgacttacaagaaggtagtgactccaaatcgcgatgataaacaaaatacgacggccaaagcgcgatcccggaggctgtacacgacgatgctgacgaagtttgactgcgtggtaatggacgacgaaacctacgtcaaagccgactacaagcagcttccgggacaggagttttatacggcaaaaggaaggggaaaggtagcagatattttcaagcacatgaaactgtcaaagttcgcgaagaaatatctggtttggcaagccatctgtacctgtggcttgaaatgcagcattttcatagctttcgggactgtcaaccaagaaatttacgtgaaagagtgtttgaataaacatctactgccttttctgaaaaaacacggttgttccgtactgttttggccggatttggcatcttgccattacggtaaaaaggccatggagtggtacgccgccaacaacgtgcaggtggttcccaaggacaagaaccctcccaacacgccagaactccgctcaattgagaaatactgggctattgtcaagcggaacctaaaaaagaccaaacaaactgctaaggacgagcagcagttcaaggcaaactggctttctgcggcgaagaaggtggacgaggtggctgtacaaaatctgatggtaggggttaagcgtaaggcccggcaattcggattttaaaaagcggaagcctaactgaatattttttctgaatttaatactaattaaatttgaaaacagaaatttaatttgatttttaaaataaacgatttcaccacacgcgttttcccttgaccaaattttgaccgtgtcATCCGTTATCTACACCTctatggaatttaaatttttttctaaaatttttaatttaaagtctAAGATAATAgtcttattttccaattttcatgatggaaatatttattttgctttCGATATTTCTAATCTGCTTTCGATGCTATGCAAATAATCATGTTGTCAAAGTTGAGAGTACTGGGTGATAATTCAGTTATCAAATAAAATGgaatgaattttgtattttacagCTTTaatcaaagtttataaaaagaaTATCTTTTATGCCACATTTGCACGTTAAGTATTtacaattattgtttgaagacaTCAGACATAATTAGTATTTCAAGCTTTCCGTTTGACacaaaagtgaaaagttataatcACTCAACTCCAGTTTTTGTATGGTTTTGCAAGAAATGCCAATAAATCTGGCAAAAACTGTACTTTCTGCTATGATTTTTAGCTATTtaacatcccaagtaacaatttcagctttattatggtcagcaaaatttcgtttggactatagcattaatcttcataaaaagctaaagcgcattctatatcatcacctggactctaataaagccaaaattagaaacgtcatcatgacgtatcattgttggtcatcaatgttggtcaccaaagcttttaaaaagctattatttaaCATGTTAggaatctttgttttttttcgattctgtgaattctcggagttttatttttattttttccagcaaccataatggttgatgaatgatgattgcattattgagttttttatgatctggtaaaatttatAGCCAAAATACCAATATTTTACCCATATTATGAGCCTCTtttgtactgccagtcaagattttaggtaaaatgtgtatgaaatagtatcttaaaataaatgcgcctcgtcaaatctgatggtcgatcatgatggaattgatgaaaaataggcttgataaaatattttccaatgcttgcattgtgaatc
It includes:
- the LOC129742296 gene encoding uncharacterized protein LOC129742296, which codes for MNRPQTRSQTRASREQDGHNLVEENVNKDSQGGDTFVPSLVDVDRANENDCRFCKRPNSAERFMVQCVSCERWDHFACAGVTTETAKDIVYRCALCVPRIPVPPPSSATGQSTSSSTRRAKIARDLEKLEEELKLQNDAANAKLERDRAYLDKRYELLKQQDDVEDGKSERSYHSGQSRSRTANWVREQAVATEKSGRGVVGQTPKPDVRTNEPGTATIEKLCGKMTSTPIVESTLEGRPRTIDSISIGFLPEGGSELSTDMSLNHIQKVDIQPFVNMLEDQLSYRKPTGTIPKTVKPSFEQWQRETIGVRKVRELQQMHEKENDIRRKREMELTEKLKHLDIQRQAEADRMRKVEADLRQQLQEFREHHEGIYRQRLLDLEKRDDELNQLRRVEKQLREEFDVAHGRQPSLGDSVFNISPRTGNIPPPPSATSPVSTTILNQNANMNPEFSNVFTAPISSPVGARSQIFVEPQAPSPLNIFPNYTPPIQPTYIQTHPNDFQHPVENNTQFQYGPTPTQMIAHHVFAKDLPIFDGNPLDWPLFITSYEQSSNACGFSDSESLLRLQRCLKGKAKEEVHSFLLHPSTVSKVISTLQTLYGRPTQIVHHMISKIRSTPAPKEDRLDTLVSFGLAVQNMCSHLRAVGMESHMGNTNLLQELMDKLPPVVQFNWALYQHQLPTVDLQSFGQYMEMVTAATSKITLRRDDRVKSKNKAFVNTHTAVNISGDLTEVPNINHPPDTGAEFKSCIACKGKLKERKVCRRCLTPHRRWPCKGEVCGTNNCQKKHHRLLHFEPKAPEATVATVSIHRQVSSSILYRILPVTLYGPKGKVETFAFLDDGSAVTLLEDNIARQLGAEGKATSLCIQWTGGVTKTISGTRIVELEIAANSSGIRFPLSKVYTVDCLGLPEQSINYEALSREYSHLRGLPVASFNSAVPGILIGLSNMHLLTTLKAREGGTGEPVAMKSRNGWSVQGCLPGGAESMPHRQMHVCAREEQDLHEYVRQFFEFESLGVTVAPERKSADDLRAQHILESTTKRGTDGRFEVGLLWRYDYVEFPESKPMAEKRFKCLEKRLHQNPALYNSVRQQILAYQQKGYAHQASEAEIQSFDIRRTWYLPLGIVLNDKKPGKVRLIWDAAAKVEGVSLNSMLMKGPDLLTSLLSVLFRYREREVAISGDIREMFHQMTVRKEDRSAQLFLWRDTPDQDIQTMVADVAIFGATCSPAHSQYVKNLNAAEHADRYPKAAAAIMDSHYVDDYLQSVDTPEEAMELVEQVSKVHANGGFQIVNWLSSSKLVLEKLGEVDPASVKALRFDGESGEVVEERLLGMVWQPITDTFSFSLVFRKEVTDLILGEVVPTKRQLLRLVMSIYDPLGMVSNFVIHGKILLQEVWRSKTGWDEQIIPENVARFKLWIEFLRKIEMVHIHRCYFPGYRRDSFQSLQLHIFVDASEQAYAAVAFFRIVDCGVARCTLVSSKTKVAPLKLLSIPRLELLTAVLGVRIRKTIESEHSLEVKQTFFWSDSSTVLAWIRSDLRKYSLYVGHRINEILESSRIDEWRWIPTRLNVADDATKWGKGPSFEPEGRWFRAPSFLYDEQGEWPKDRGVPETIEEVRSFRINTHVLSEPIVDPTPFSKWERLLRATGYVHCFIDSRKMESKKLTSEHLRKAEQTSWKVAQAEFGEEIAVLNYNKNVTLEKKRKIKKSSPIASYNAFLDEAGVLRVSGRLEAADWLPYDAKYPIILPKNHRITVLLLDWMHRKHHHANNETVTNEIRQRFRIPRLRVQVQLAKKNCMWCRVYTTVPAAPIMGPLPRVRITPFLRPFTYLGIDYFGPYLVKVGRSAVKRWVVLFTCLTIRAIHLEVAATLTSDSCKKAIWRFIARRGAPEEIYTDNGTNFLGVSRELQAEMQKINNELSSTFTDTSTQWHFIPPAAPHMGGCWERMVRSVKAALGSIPTERKLDDESLSTVLAEAEHMVNSRPLTFIPLETENDESLTPNHFLLMSSQGVRQGMKKPGEQAVAFKRSWDTIQYVLRCFWRRWIVEYLPTITRRTKWFEEVRPIKEGELVVIVDEGVRNRWIRGKVLKTHLGKDGIARAADLQTNKGILTRPFTKIALLDVGVHDTDAETTVT